In the Pirellulales bacterium genome, one interval contains:
- the hemG gene encoding protoporphyrinogen oxidase, whose protein sequence is MKRVAIIGGGISGLAAAHRAAELDPSAQIALFERSDRIGGIIQTIREDGYLIETSADSFIINVPWAIDLCRRIGFVDHLIPTDAAHRGAMVVCRGQLYDVPEGFLLMAPNRLGSVLRSPILSVPGKLRLACESLIAARRSDGIDESLASFARRRLGREAFDRLVQPLIGGIYTADPEKLSLAATLPRFLEMERRHGSLLRAARANRKSAANGSSQPDDLADSGDSGARYSLFMTPREGLSSFVDAIAKRLPPGCVRLNLRIDQIRRANDQWQVGNESFDAAIVATSAPVAARLLSEVDASLAAELAAIEHVGSAIVILAYDKSQIVHPLNTFGFVVPQIENRRILSASFSSVKFPGRAPDGKALIRVFLGGALQPEMVYKTDEELILIASEELADLLGITGPPNLSKIFRWHAAMPQYHLGHLDRLQRIKDRIAKHSGLALAGNAFTGVGIPQCIRSGELAGEKVNSFA, encoded by the coding sequence GATGGCTATCTGATCGAAACCAGTGCCGATAGTTTCATCATCAATGTCCCTTGGGCCATCGACCTCTGTCGCCGGATTGGCTTTGTCGATCACCTTATCCCAACCGATGCAGCACACCGCGGCGCGATGGTCGTCTGTCGCGGCCAATTGTATGATGTGCCGGAAGGCTTTTTGCTGATGGCTCCCAATCGGCTTGGCTCCGTGCTGCGCTCGCCGATTTTGAGCGTCCCTGGCAAGCTACGTCTGGCCTGCGAATCGCTGATTGCCGCAAGGCGCAGTGACGGCATCGACGAAAGTCTCGCCTCGTTTGCCCGCCGACGCCTGGGGCGCGAAGCCTTCGATCGTCTCGTCCAGCCGCTGATTGGTGGTATCTACACCGCCGACCCTGAAAAGCTCAGCCTTGCTGCTACTCTTCCGCGTTTTCTCGAGATGGAACGTCGGCATGGCAGCCTGCTTCGCGCGGCGCGAGCCAATCGAAAATCCGCCGCCAACGGATCGAGCCAGCCCGACGATCTGGCCGATTCCGGCGATAGTGGTGCACGCTACAGCTTGTTTATGACTCCGCGCGAGGGGCTATCTAGCTTTGTCGATGCGATCGCGAAGCGATTGCCACCTGGCTGCGTGCGGCTGAATCTGCGAATCGACCAGATTCGTCGCGCCAACGATCAATGGCAAGTCGGAAACGAATCATTTGACGCAGCCATCGTCGCCACATCAGCACCCGTCGCAGCTAGACTCCTCTCGGAAGTTGACGCGAGCCTCGCCGCCGAACTTGCCGCCATCGAACACGTCGGCTCCGCCATTGTCATTCTGGCCTACGACAAATCGCAAATCGTCCATCCGCTGAACACTTTTGGTTTCGTCGTCCCACAAATCGAAAACCGCCGCATCCTTTCGGCCAGCTTTTCGAGCGTGAAATTCCCCGGCCGCGCACCCGACGGCAAAGCTCTCATTCGCGTTTTCCTAGGCGGCGCGCTACAACCAGAAATGGTTTACAAGACCGACGAAGAACTCATTCTAATCGCCAGCGAAGAGCTCGCCGATCTACTCGGCATCACCGGCCCGCCGAACTTATCAAAAATCTTCCGCTGGCACGCCGCGATGCCTCAGTATCACCTCGGCCATCTCGACCGATTGCAGCGAATCAAAGATCGCATTGCCAAGCACTCGGGTCTAGCGCTGGCCGGCAATGCGTTCACCGGTGTCGGCATTCCACAGTGCATCCGCAGCGGGGAACTGGCTGGCGAAAAAGTGAATAGCTTTGCTTGA